CCATTTTCAACAACTATATACACTGGTAACTttagtgttctttttatttttaaacattttatttacaaaaaattaatttattctcgtaaataaaactctttttaaggggtgatttttttttctctccagtagACCTAacttggggggaagggaaggtaCAGGGatagggcagagggaggggaagaagggaaaggacaTCAAAGGCAGAGGAGGCAGGGCCGCAAAGGGTGGGATGTGGGAGGGGGAGAGCAGCAGGTGGAGTGACCCTGGGGGAAGGTGGCTGAAATTTGTCTGGAGGAGCCCACCCACTACAGGGTCAGCAGACATGTCCCTGGCCaggaaaggacagagagaaggaCAGAGGGAAACAGAGTGCCAGGTGTCCCCTTGAGATGAGGCGCAGATGTACACATGCTCACATGGGGCCAAGAGGAGGCAAgagatggggagaaggggagacagAGATCCTCAGCGAGGCAGGCCAAAGCGATGGAGAAGAAGAGGGGGAAAGCAAGGAAGTGATAGACATGGGAAGTCACAGACGGAGACAAGGAGGCCCCAGGGAGAAAAAGAGATCGAGAGTGTACAAAGCAAATAGAGAGATGGAGACGGTCGGAGAACACAGAGACGCTGCTGGAGAtggagagggatggagagggggaGACGGCCCAGGAGGGGACCGCGAGCTGCGGCGCGTGCCCCGCTCTTAGGCCGGGCCCCCGGGCGCCAGCTGGCCTAGGTCGGCCTCAGTGCGGCTCACCCACTCGCGGTAGAGGCCGCACACGCGGAGCCCCAGCACCTTGGCCGGGAAGACGCCCGCGGTGACAGTGGCCGCGGcaatggcggcggcggcggcggcgggctcCGGTCGGGGCCCGCGGGTCTCGGCGCCCAGCGCGGCCAGCACGGCCTCCACGGCGGCGCCCAGGGCCCGCGCCTGGCGCGCCGCGTCCTCCAGGCGCCGCAGCAGGCGCAGCGCGCGCGGGTTCAGCTCGGCCTGGCGGCGGCGCACGACGTCCAGCAGCGGTGGCAGCGCGGCTAGCGCCGCCTCGTCCAGCCGCAGGCGCTCGGGCACTGGCAGGCCCGCGTGGCCCGGGGCCGGGGCGCTCAGATCGGCCACCGGCAGCCGCGGGGGCGAGAAGCCAGGCAGCCCGAAGGGGTCTCCCTGGTGCTGCACCTGCGGAGACGCGGCAGTCAGGGCGGCTCCTCCGCCCGGGACtcagccccccacccctctcctgggtcctcagtgtccccatctcgTAAATGACACACTCCTGCCAACAGAGAGGCTGTGTTTGAGATAATACAAAACAACGAAAACCACCGTGCGCTTTACACCActgctttgtttcctcatctcctCAATGGAGATAATAACCATATCAATTTCATAAGGTAGTTATGAGCCCGTTAAAATGCTTAAGGCAGGTTCTGACTCATTGGAAGGGCACAAAAAATGTTAGCTCTTTTATTAATGCTATCTGACAGACCCAGCTTCAAATCCtgtctccaccacttactagctgtgccaTTCAGTGCAAAACCgtttccttctctgagcctcagtgatcTCCTCTGTAAGATGGGGGAACAGTTCCCTGTCCTGCCTTCCTACCACGGACCTCTTGAGAATCACAGAAAATAGTGCAGGGACCGAGTTTGTTTCACTCCCTCCCCCCATTCTTCCCCACTTCTGCACCTGCTTGACACACAGCCAGGGGCTCAATGAATAACTGTCATGTgaattgaatgaacaaatgaaaagataaaggTGATTTGTAACTTGTAAAGATGCTATAACAATACCATTTATCCTTTCCTAACATTTTGCTTCTGgttcaggcactgtgctgcttTAAACACACTATTTCCAATCTTCCCAATAATAGGTGTGATGATGATGATCATGGTCTTGTAAATGAGGATATTGGGACTGACTTATCCTAGGTCATCCATCTAGGAAGGGGCagaagctggaatttgaaccaaaGTTGGTAGGACTACAAAGCTAGCTTTATTATCTTACTATTGCTgtcataattattaaattattatgttTAATGTTATTAGTACTGCCCATGGTCACAACAAGTTGGCAGGGCTACAGTCTATCTGATTCAAAACTATACCCTCCCTCCACTACATCAGAGTATTTTGGGGAACTATCTAGTTTCCTTTGTCAGTGTCCTCTGGCCAACCAAAGATTTTGGCAGATCCTTCTCCTCTGTAAAAGTGTCCTCTTGGGATGGCGTTTTTACCCCTAGATTGAAACCCCTTCTTAGCTTCTCTGCATAACACAGGTAGAAGAGTTCACAGCTCATCTTATTCAACtgcctccttttttattttttttggtcctgccgggatcttagttccccgaccagggattgaacgcaggctctggcagtgaaagcgcccaaatcctaatcactggacctccagggaattcccttaactgCCTCCTTTTACAACTGGGGAGTCCCAAGCTCATGGAGGTGAGATGACAAGATCACACAGAGCCTAAGAACATAGGTTTCCTGACTCCCAGACCAGAGTTCTCTTCACTCTCTCAGGTTGCTTCTGTCTTAAAGTACCAAGGAGGGAGCCTCCATGCTGAGGCTAATGGAGGGGCATTTGGGGCACAGACAGGGTCCTCCTCCAATTTGCTGTGTGGCCAGGGGCCAGTTACTAACCCCTCTTGGGAGCCCCAATTTCTGCAGCTGTGAAGTGAGATTGAGAAAATGGGTGGTCAAGGACCCCTTGATCTGTATGTACTTCCCCATTCCCCAGGCCCCTGGTACCCACACCCCGAACCCCACTCACATATTCCTGGAGCAGCTGCTCAGCATATTTGGTGAGGAGGCGGGCAAGGCTGTGTGTCTGTTGGATCTTGGACTCCAAGTGGGGAAGGGGTGAGATTGAGGAGTCAGCCTGGGGGTCCTCTGGTGGGAAAAGGGGGGGAGGAATGAGGGCACCCCAACCCCTTGCTTCTTGACCACTTCTTCCAGGCTGGCTCTTCCTGAACCCGGAAGCTCCACTCTGAATTCTCCACCTTTTAAGCCAGGCAGGTTCTGTCCCATTCCAACTGAGGGAAAATAGGGCACCAGACATTTGCCAAACGGTTGTTCTCCTGAAATGTGTTCCCTGTCCCCAAATCATGGTTGAAATCCTATTAAAGCCAAATTCAAATACTGCCTCCTCAGTGCAGCCTCCAGATTCACCCCTCCTTTAAATTAACTTCTTCCTTCTACTTAAGGCCATTTGTTCATACTTCCAAGGCGGTTCTTTTAATATCTCTTTTATCTGTGAGAATCTGCCTCAGCATGGGAGCCCTTTGAGGGCAGGGCTCACGTATCTCTGTACCTCAGTGATTGTTGGTGGAATTCAGCATCATCGAAGCACAGAACTTAAAATTGAAACAAGCCtttaagcccattttacagattgggaTACTGAAGTGCCATTTCTTCCCTGATGGTCCTTCTATGCAAAACCGTGGGCTGGGCACCGTACAGTTTCAATGAATCAGCAACCGGCCTTAACCAGCACAAGTTAGAGGGTGGTGTCCCTGGAAGAAGAGTACATTTCCCGAGACGCCTAGCGCGCGTGCACAGGGCATGCTGGGGACTGTAGTCCTAGACCGGCAACTCCCGACCCGCCCCTCGCTAGAGTTTGCCCCGCGGGTCCCTATCCTTAACAGCCTTGACTTTCGTCTCCTGTTGTCACTTACCAGCCCCTGTGGCCCAAAGACTTCCGCCCCTAACTTTACCCCTCCTTCTGGCTCCCAGCTCTGCTTCTTTCCCGGTACTCAGATAGGGTCCCGGCGTCCTGCCCCAGCCACGACCCCAATTCTCCCCCAGGGTGTACTCGAACCGGTAATCTACCTCCTGAGCCCAAGTCCCTGAAGTCACAGCCCCAGGCCTCCTCTAAACTCTGGCGCTTGCCCCTTCCCACAGCTGACGCACAACTCACCCGCTCGTTACCTGACACCGGGGCCCTGCTCTCCCCCGCTCAGGCCGCTCCCTTCCCGGACCTAGGGGTGGCGGGGCCCCAGACCCCAGCTTCCAGCCCTTCTGACCCCTGCTCCCCTCGGCGCTCGGATCCGGCCCTTCAGCCCCTTACCCAGACTTCCCTCCCTCCGGCTCATGCTGGCCCCAGGCTGATCCCGGTTGCCTCCACGCCCCCCTAccgaggaggggagaagggggaaaagggtGGGGGCGTGGCCCGGCCGTAGCCAATCAGGGCTCAGACCCCAACAATCTACACCCCCCTTCCACCCCACCTCCGCCGCCCCAGGCAGGATTCCTTGGCCCTGAGCTCAGCTCCCTGCATGCACGGCCTAGtcgggaaggggaagggggcggCAGGTTGTCTGCAGAGTGGACTCGGGACCTGCAGGCTTGGGTTGCCGGGGCCTGGGAGTCAGCCCTGAGTCAGATGGGAGGAGAAGGCTCAGGCTCCGACTTGGGGGAAGGCTTGGCGCCCGGGCTGCTTTTCGGAGaaagctggggaggggtgggaggtggagagggagcaGCTGGCAGGACAGGAATGTGCTGCCCTTCCTCttgactgggggaggggagagcgggGTGCGTGAGAGGCCAAGGTGGGGGCCCTCAGGCTTAGGCCACACCTGCCTGGACATACACCTCCCGGCCTATCTCAGATGTCTCCTGCCCTTGTTTTCACAGTCACACCTACTAGGGGGCCACCTCACCTCACCTTACTAGACCCAGTAAGAGAATTCTTCTGACACACCCACATCTACTGAAGGGTTTTCACACAGGAACAAACTTAAGAGACAGGTACAGGGAGTCATACCCACACGTCAAACCACTAACCTGATGCAGACAAATGCTGAACGGTCTGTACGCACTTACTTATCCCCACAAATGGTTCCCAGGCACCCACACTCTCCTGAGCTCTGGGACCCAGAGATGATCCATTCTTGGTCTCTAGCCCCctgaggagctcacagtctgatgGGGAAACGATAGACAACAGCTTGTTATGGGGTTTGTGAATGAAGAAACTGGGAAGGAGACCTGTGTGTCTGTGAGTACATTGCCATGTGCAGACAACTGtcagaataaaggaagaaagagatgaactggcagagggcacagcaggtgGGGCCatcacacactttttttttttggaggggggttgcattgggtttttgttgctgtgcgcgggctttctctagttgcggtgagcaggggctactcttcgttgcagtgcgtgggcttctcattgcagtggcgtctcttgctgctgagcacaggctctaggcgcacgggcttcagtagttgcagcacgtgggctctagaatgcaggctcaatagttgtggctcatggtattagttgctccgctgcatgtgggagcttcccagaccagggctcgaacccgtgtcccctgcattggcaggcagattcttaaccactccgccaccagggaagtcaccatcacacatttttttaacagaaactgTTGTTGGGTatttactatgtgcaaggcactgttctaagttatACAGGTGTTAACTCACTCCCATGTT
This region of Phocoena phocoena chromosome 15, mPhoPho1.1, whole genome shotgun sequence genomic DNA includes:
- the LOC136134362 gene encoding cardiotrophin-1-like translates to MSRREGSLEDPQADSSISPLPHLESKIQQTHSLARLLTKYAEQLLQEYVQHQGDPFGLPGFSPPRLPVADLSAPAPGHAGLPVPERLRLDEAALAALPPLLDVVRRRQAELNPRALRLLRRLEDAARQARALGAAVEAVLAALGAETRGPRPEPAAAAAAIAAATVTAGVFPAKVLGLRVCGLYREWVSRTEADLGQLAPGGPA